Proteins from a genomic interval of Calypte anna isolate BGI_N300 chromosome 19, bCalAnn1_v1.p, whole genome shotgun sequence:
- the TPST1 gene encoding protein-tyrosine sulfotransferase 1: MVGKLKQNLLLACLVISSVTVFYLGQHAMECHHRIEERSQPVRMESVRSTVRTFAASANASKTFAYNKDMPLIFIGGVPRSGTTLMRAMLDAHPDIRCGEETRVIPRILAVKQMWARSSKEKIRLDEAGVTDEVLDSAMQAFLLEIIVKHGEPAPYLCNKDPFALKSLTYLARIFPNAKFLLMVRDGRASVHSMISRKVTIAGFDLNSYRDCLTKWNRAIETMYNQCMEVGFERCMLVHYEQLVLHPERWMRTLLKFLRIPWNQAVLHHEEMIGKAGGVSLSKVERSTDQVIKPVNVEALSKWVGKIPADVLQDMPVIAPMLAKLGYDPYANPPNYGKPDQKVVENTRRVYKGEFQLPDFLKEVPQTEPME, from the exons ATGGTTGGAAAACTCAAGCAGAACTTGCTGCTGGCATGCCTGGTGATCAGCTCAGTGACAGTGTTTTATCTGGGCCAGCACGCCATGGAGTGTCACCATCGAATAGAGGAACGCAGCCAACCTGTGAGGATGGAAAGTGTGAGAAGCACAGTTAGAACATTTGCTGCCAGTGCAAATGCAAGCAAAACCTTTGCTTACAACAAAGACATGCCTTTAATATTTATTGGAGGAGTACCTCGAAGTGGCACCACCTTAATGCGGGCCATGCTCGATGCCCATCCCGATATCCGATGTGGGGAGGAGACCAGGGTGATCCCACGGATCCTGGCAGTGAAGCAGATGTGGGCTCGGTCAAGCAAAGAGAAGATCCGGCTGGATGAAGCTGGAGTCACAGATGAAGTTCTGGACTCAGCCATGCAAGCATTTTTATTGGAAATCATTGTGAAACACGGAGAGCCTGCTCCCTATTTGTGTAACAAAGAtccttttgctttaaaatccCTAACTTATCTTGCTAGAATTTTCCCCAATGCCAAATTTCTCCTCATGGTACGGGATGGCCGAGCATCCGTGCATTCCATGATATCTAGAAAAGTGACAATAGCTGGGTTTGACCTTAACAGCTACAGGGACTGCTTGACCAAGTGGAACCGTGCTATAGAAACTATGTATAACCAGTGTATGGAGGTTGGTTTTGAAAGGTGCATGCTGGTACATTATGAACAACTCGTACTGCATCCAGAAAGGTGGATGAGAACTCTCTTAAAGTTTCTTCGCATCCCATGGAACCAAGCAGTGCTGCACCATGAAGAAATGATTGGAAAAGCAGGGGGTGTTTCTCTTTCAAA aGTTGAAAGATCTACTGACCAAGTAATCAAGCCAGTCAACGTGGAAGCATTGTCAAAGTGGGTTGGGAAGATACCTGCTGATGTCCTGCAAGACATGCCAGTGATTGCACCCATGCTAGCAAAACTGGGCTATGATCCGTATGCCAATCCACCAAACTATGGAAAGCCAGATCAAAAAGTAGTGGAAAACACAAGGAGG gtcTATAAAGGTGAATTTCAGCTTCCTGACTTTCTTAAAGAAGTGCCACAG